The nucleotide window GTCTTGATCCGCTTGATCTGGGACTTGATGTTCGCCACGCGTGAGCCTCGAATGTCTGCTGGGAGTCTGGGTCAGTGCTGGTGCTGAGTCGCGCGTCCACGGCGCAACGAAGCGCACAGCGGACCGGCCTCACAAGATACCAGCACGGCGTCGCGGACCCAACAGTCGCAGGTCAGGCCAGCCCGGCCGCCGTCCGCTGCACGACCCAGGCCAGCGCCACGTCGTGGAACCGCCGTTGGAAGGCCCGCAGCGTGGGCAGTCCCGGTGGGGCCGGTCGGCGCATGGTCACCGCCCACATCCCGACGAGCACCAGCAGCAGGTCGGTGACGTCCGCCGGGTCCGCAGCGGTCACCGCCGGCACGCCGGCCAGCAGCGCAGCCGGGTCGAGGCCGCCGTGCACGGCCATGTCCAGCGCCAGCAGCACGGGGTCGACCCAGGCCGGGCCGCGGGCCGCCCACGCCCAGTCCAGCAGCACGACCTCGCCGGCGGGGGTGAGCAGCAGGTTGTCCGCGCGCAGGTCGAGGTGCACCAGGCTGTCGCCGGTCAGGGCGCCGCGGGAGGCCAGGCGGTCAGGGAGGGTGGCCAGCTCCGCCAGGCGCTCGGTCTCCCACGGGTCGAGGTCGGCCGGGGGTGCTGCGTGCAGCAGCGGCCAGGCGGTGAGCTCCCGGGTCATCCGGTCGATCAGCGACGGCAGCCCCGGCGCCGGGCAGGGGGTCGCCGCGACGCCGAACGCGGCCACGCCGGCGAGCACCCGGGTCGCCGTCCCCGCCGTCCAGGGCAGCTCCGGGTTGGCGCCCTCGATGACGTCGAAGAGCAGGGCCACCCACTCGTCGTCCCCGTCGCGGACCTCCAGGTGCGCGCGCAGCCGCGGCACCGGCAGCCCGGCGGGCAGCGCGGCGGAGATCTGTGCCTCGCTGCGCAGCAGGTCCGGGGTGTCCGGGTTCAGCGGCGTCCCGACGGCCTTGACGAACGCGCGCGAGCCGTCCGCGCAGGTGACGACCGTGGCCGGGCCGGGGGAGAAGCCACCGGTGCGCGGGGAGACGGCCACCACCGGCGACCCGAGCGCGGCGTCGACCGCCGTCCGCAGACCGGCCGGGAGCCGGTCGTAGGGGAGGCGGGGACTGCCGGGGAGGACCACCGGGCCACGGTGGGCCACGGCGCCTCGGTGGGCAATCGCTTTACCGGGTGCGAGTCCGTGGGACGATGGGCGCACTGTGACGACTCCTGCCAGCACCGATCCCGCCCGGATCCGGAACTTCTGCATCATCGCCCACATCGACCACGGCAAGTCGACGCTGGCCGACCGGATGCTCGAGGTGACCGGCATCGTCGAGGGGCGCCAGATGCGCGCCCAGTACCTCGACCGGATGGACATCGAACGCGAGCGCGGCATCACCATCAAGTCGCAGAACGTGCGGCTGCCCTGGAGCGTCGGCGGCGAGGAGTTCGTCCTCGACATGATCGACACCCCCGGGCACGTCGACTTCACCTACGAGGTGTCCCGCTCGCTGGCCGCCTGCGAGGGCGCCGTGCTGCTGGTCGACGCCGCGCAGGGCATCGAGGCCCAGACGCTGGCGAACCTGTACCTGGCGCTCGAGAACAACCTGACGATCATCCCGGTGCTCAACAAGATCGACCTGCCGGCCGCACAGCCGGAGAAGTTCGCCGCGGAGATCGCCAACATCATCGGCTGCGAGCCCGGCGACGTCCTGCGGGTCAGCGGCAAGACCGGCGTCGGCGTCCCGGAGCTGCTGGACCAGATCGTGGCCAAGATCCCGGCCCCGGTGGGCGACGCCGACGGCCCGGCGCGGGCGATGATCTTCGACTCGGTCTACGACATCTACCGCGGCGTCATCACTTACGTCCGGGTCATGGACGGCCGGATCAGCGGCCGCGACCGGATCAAGATGATGTCCACCGGCGCGAACCACGAGCTGCTGGAGATCGGCGTCATCTCCCCGGAGCCCAAGCCGGTCGAGGGGCTCGGGGTCGGCGAGGTCGGCTACTTCATCACCGGCGTGAAGGACGTCCGCCAGTCCCGCGTCGGTGACACCGTGACGCTGCAGCACAAGCCGGCCACCGAGCCGATCGGCGGCTACAGCGACCCCAAGCCGATGGTCTACTCCGGCCTCTACCCGATCGACGGCAGCGAGTACCAGCTGCTGCGCGAGGCGCTGGACAAGCTGCTGCTCAACGACGCCGCGCTGGTCTACGAGCCGGAGACCTCCGCCGCCCTGGGCTTCGGCTTCCGCGTGGGCTTCCTGGGCCTGCTGCACCTGGAGATCGTCCGGGAGCGGCTGGAGCGCGAGGCCGGGCTGAGCCTGATCTCCACCGCGCCCAACGTCGTCTACCGGGTGGTGATGGAGGACAAGAGCGAGGTCGTCGTCACCAACCCCAGCGACTGGCCGCACGGCAAGATGGAGGCCGTCTACGAGCCGGTCGTGAACGCCACGATCATCGCCCCCAGCGACTACACCGGCGCGATCATGGAGCTCTGCCAGGGCCGCCGCGGCGCGCTGACCGGGATGGACTACCTGTCCGAGACCCGGGTCGAGCTGCGCTACACGCTGCCCCTGGGCGAGATCATCTTCGACTTCTTCGACGCACTGAAGTCCCGCACCCGCGGCTACGCGAGCCTGGACTACCAGGAGGCTGGCGAGCAGGTGTCCGACCTGGTGAAGGTGGACATCCTGCTGCAGGGCGAGGCCGTCGACGCGTTCTCCGCGATCGTGCACAAGGACAAGGCCTACAGCTACGGCGTGCTGATGGCCGGCAAGCTCCGCGAGCTCATCCCGCGCCAGCAGTTCGAGGTGCCGATCCAGGCCGCCGTCGGCGCCCGGGTGATCGCCCGCGAGACCGTCCGCGCGATCCGCAAGGACGTGCTGGCCAAGTGCTACGGCGGTGACATCACCCGCAAGCGCAAGCTGCTGGAGAAGCAGAAGGAGGGCAAGAAGCGGATGAAGATGGTCGGCCGCGTCGAGGTCCCCCAGGAGGCCTTCGTGGCCGCGCTCTCCACCAACGAGTCGACGGCGTCCAAGAAGTGACCGGGCGGCTGGAGGCGGTCTGCGTCTCGGGGAGCGACCTCCTGCCGCTGCCGGACAAGCGCCCGAACCGCTCCGGCATCGACAAGCACCCGGTCACCGGACGGGTCGCCGTCCACCCGCTGGGCCTGGACGGCGACGTGCAGGTCAACAAGAAGCACCACGGCGGCGAGGGCCAGGCGGTCTACGCCTACGCCCAGGCCGACGCCGACTTCTGGGCGGGCGAGCTCGGCCGCGAGCTGCCGCCCGGCCGCTTCGGGGAGAACCTGCGCACGTCCGGGATCGACCTGAACGCCGCCGTCTTCGGCGAGCGCTGGCAGGTCGGGACCGCGCTGCTCGAGGTCACCGCCTGGCGTACCCCCTGCGCCAACTTCGCCCGCTTCTGGGACGTGCCGGACCTGGTCAAGCGCTTCGCCGCGCACGGGGCGACCGGCGTGTACCTGCGGGTGCTGGAGACCGGCGAGCTCGGTGCCGGGGACGCCGTCGAGGTCGTCTCCCGACCCGACCACGGGATCACCGTGGCCACCGGCTTCCGGATCGTGATGACCCAGCGCGCGCGGCTGCCCGAGCTGGAGCCGGCGCTGCCGTTCATGCCGCTCAAGGACCAGCCGGTGCTCGCCGCCAAGATCGAGCGGCAGCGCGCCCGGGCGTAGCTCAGACCGAGAAGACGATCTTCCCGGCGGTCCGCCCCTCCAGCATGTGCGCGAACCCCTCGCGCGCCTCGGTGAGCGCCAGCTCGACGCCGATCTCCGGCCGCACGCCGGTGACCTCGAGCATCCGCATCAGCTGCGCCAGCTCCTCGCGGGTGCCCATCGTCGAGCCGACCACCGACAGCTGGGTGAAGAAGACCCGGTTGAGCTCCGCGCTCGGGTCGAAGCCGGTGGTGGCCCCGCACGTGACGACGACGCCGCCCGGCTTCAGCGACCGGATGCTGTGCGCCCAGGTGGCCTTCCCGACGCTCTCCATCACGCCGTCCACCCGCTCGGGCAGCCGGGCGCCGGGCTCGAAGGCCTGTTCCGCACCCAGCGCGAGTGCCGCCGCCCGCTTCTCCTCGGTGCGTCCGGTCACCCACATCCGGTAGCCGGCGGCCGTCCCCAGCTGCACGAGCGCGGTGGCCACCCCGCCGCTGGCGCCCTGCACCAGCACGGTCTGCCCCGGCCGCAGCCCGGACCGGACGAAGAGCATCCGGTAGGCCGTCAGCCACGCCGTCGGCAGGCAGGCGGCCTCGGCGAACGACAGCGCCGCCGGCTTGGGGACGACGTTGCGCGCCGGGACGACGACCTGCTCGGCCAGCGTCCCCTGGTACCGCTCGGACAGCAGCGAGCGCTTCGGGTCCAGCGTCTCGTCACCGGTCCACCCCGGGCTGCTGATCACCGCGTGGACGACGACCTCGTTGCCGTCGGCGTCGGTGCCCGCGGCGTCGCAGCCCAGGGTCATCGGCATCCGCTCGGCCGGCAGCCCGACCCCGCGCAGGCTGAACAGGTCGTGGTGGTTCAGCGCTGCGGCCCGCACCGTGACCGTCGTCCAGCCCTCGGGCGCCTCCGGCTCGGGGCGCTCACCGACCTCCAGCACCGAGAGCGGGTCGTCCGGGGACGGGGTGGAGACGAAGGCAGCGAGCACGAGCGGACGTTAGTCGAGCGCCGTCGCCGTTGCGACCCAGGTCACCCTCGTCCTTTCGCGGGGTCGGCTCAACAGGTCCGCCGCTCCTGGCGGATGTCGGCGTCGTCCGCTGCGTTCAGGGTCAGCGTCGCCGACCCGACGCCCGGGACGACGGCGAGCATGCCGCCGGTCACCCGGGCCGGGCGGACCTGGAGGGTGATGGTGCACCCCTCCTCGTCCGCCCAGGAGTGCTCGACGACCTCGCCCTGCCCGGTCCACCGCAGGTGCACGGCGGCGTACCCGCGGACCGTGCCCTCCGGCGAGCCGCACTCGTAGCGCAGCCGGCCGGTGGCCCGTGCGGACTCCAGGCCGTCCACCCGGGCCGGGACGGAGTCCTCGGTGAGGCACTCGTAGCCGCCGATGAACACCTCGCCGCGGGCGAACGCCGGCACACCGGCCGGGGCGTAGGCCGAGAACATGCTCTCCACGCCGCCTCCGCCGGTCCTGTTCTCCCCGTACAGCAGGGCGTTGGCGTAGCCGATCGTGCCCTCGGTCGTCCCGGTCCCGGGGGCCGTGCCGGCGGGCGACGCCGCCGCCGTCCCCGTCCCGACCAGGAGCAGCGCGGCTGTGGAGCTGCCGCAGAGCCAGGTTCGTGTCCTCGTCCGCATGACCTGTCCTCCCGACGGGCCGGTCGATCAGCCGGTCGCCTCGTGCGGCCGCGGGCCCACGGGGAGGATGGCAGCGCAGGAGCTCTGCGCGCAGCGTCGTCCGACGTGCCAGGGAGCGGCACCCCGGCGCGTCGCCGCCGACATGCCGACCGGCGGACGCCGGGCCGTCAGCGGACGACGACGGCGAACTCCTGCTGGGCGACGAACTCACCGATCACCGGGGCGCCGGGGACCTCGCCGCCCAGGAGCAGGCCGCCGGAGGTCTGGGCGTCGGCCAGCAGCAGTGCCTCGTCGTCGGACACGTGCGACAGGTCGGTGTGCGGGCGCACCCAGTCCAGGTTGCGGCGGGTGCCACCGGAGACCCAGCCGTCGGCCACGGCCTGCCGGGCACCGGCCAGGTACGGGACGGCGGCGGCGTCGACCACTGCGGTCACCCCGCTGGCCCGGGCCATCTTGTAGAGGTGCCCGAGCAGGCCGAAGCCGGTGACGTCGGTGCCCGCACGGATGCCGGCGGCGACGGCGGCGACCGAGGCCTCGGCGTTGAGTGCGCCCATCGACGCGATCGCCTCGGCCGAGGGCTCGCCGGTGTTCTTCATCCGGTTGTTGAGCACGCCCACGCCCAGCGGCTTGGTCAGCGACAGCGGGGTGCCGGCCACCGCGGCGTCGTTGCGGATCAGCTTCTCGATGTCGACCAGCCCGGTCACGGCCATGCCGTACGTGGGCTCGGGGGAGTCGATGGAGTGCCCGCCGCCCACGTGGCAGCCGGCCTCGTGGGCGACCTCCAGACCACCGCGCAGCACCTCGGCGATGAGCTCGACGGGCAGCACGTCGCGCGGCCAGCCCAGCAGGTTCACCGCCACGACGGGGGTGCCGCCCATGGCGTAGACGTCGGACAGCGCGTTGGCCGCGGCGATCCGACCGAAGGCGTAGGCGTCGTCGACGACCGGGGTGAAGAAGTCGGTGGTGAGGACCAGGCCCTGCCCGCCCGCGATGCGCACCACCGCGGCGTCGTCCCCGTCGTCCAGGCCGACGACCAGCTCGGCCGAGGGGTCGCGCGGACCGGTGTGGGTGAGACCGGCGACGACCGCCTCGAGCTCACCGGGCGGGATCTTGCAGGCGCAGCCTCCGCCGTGGGCGAACTGGGTCAGACGGACAGCGGTCGCGGTCATGACCCGAATCTAGGCCGCCTCCGCGCGCCCCGGCACGCGGGCGGGCGACCTCACCGCAGCGGCGGGACGGCGGTGCGCAGAACGGAACGCGAAGTCCACGGGAGGAGCGAACAGCGGTGACGGGAGGCGCGGAACGTCCGGGTCCCACCCACCTCCCGAGAGGACGGCCATGGCCCGCGTCCCGCTCATCAACGCCACCGATCCCGGTGTCGACCCGACCGCGGCGGCGATCCTGACCGCCGCCGCCGAGCAGCCCAGCGGTGTGCTCAACGTGCACCGCGCACTGGCGAACCACCCGCAGATCATGGAGCGCTTCTTCGGCCTGGCCGAGGTCGCCTACTTCGACAACTCGATCGGCCCGGCCCGCAGCGAGCTCGCCTACCTCACGGCGGCGATGCAGAACGACTGCCACTACTAGACCCCCACTCACGTGGTGCTCGGTCGGAGCGCCGGATTGAGTGACGAGCAGATGGCCCACCTCCTCGACGACCCCCTCCCGGAGGGCCTGTACGCCCCGGACGAGGCCGCGATCATCCGGTTCAGTCGCCTGTCGACGAAGATGGAGCCGATCGACAACCGGACCTGGGCCGACCTGACGGCCCACTTCGACACCCGGGCGATCATGGAGATCGTCTTCATCGTCGGGATGGACCAGGTCATCAGCCGGATGCACGCCGCGCTGCGCACGGACCTGGACGGGGTGACCAGCGACGAGATCGGCGACACCTGCGCCGTGCCGATGCCGCAGCTGGCGCCGGAGGGGTCGATGAGCTGAGCCCGCGCCGGTCCCGGCCGGGCAGCCGGCCGGGACCGGCCCTAGGCTCACCGATGGAGGCGTCAGGGTGTCTGGTGGCCCCCGCGGCCTCTAAAGCCGACGTGATCGAGCATCTCGGTCAGGCGGGTTCGATTCCCGTCCGCCTCCGCCAGCCTGCTGCGGAGCCGGCCCCGCGGCCGGCTCCGCGCCGGCGACCTAGGCTGGTCCGGACATGACCGGAGACCCCCGCCGCGCCGTACCCCGCACCGACGCCGTGCTGGCCGAGCCGCCGGTCGCCGCCGCCGTCGAGCGGCTGGGCCGCGAGCTGGTCAAGGCCCTCGTGCAGACCGCGCAGCAGCAGGTCCGCGCCGGTGAGCTCACCCCGGACGGCGTCGTCCCGGCCGTGCTCGCCGCCCTGCCCGGCACCGCCGGCAGCCTGTCGCCGGTGCTCAACGCGACCGGCGTGCTGGTGCACACCAACCTCGGTCGCGCCCCCTGGTCGGCCGCCGCCGTCGAGGCGGTCGTCGCGGCCAGCGGCACCACCGACGTCGAGCTCGACCTGGGCACCGGGCGCCGCGGGCCTCGCGGCGAGGGCGCGCTGGGCGCGCTGCTGGAGGCGGTCCCGGCCGCCGAGGCCGCGCTCGTGGTCAACAACTGCGCGGCCGCCCTCGCCCTGGTCGCCACCGCGCTGGGCGGGGAACTGGTCATCGCCCGCGGCGAGCTGGTCGAGATCGGCGACGGGTTCCGCATCCCCGACCTGCTGGTGTCCACCGGTGCCCGGCTGCACGAGGTCGGGACGACGAACCGCGCCTCGGTCGCCGACTACACCGCGGCCCTGGGCCCGGACACCGGCGCGGTGCTCAAGGTGCACCCGTCGAACTTCGTCGTCCGCGGCTTCACCCGCTCGGTCGAGGTCGCCGAGCTGGCCCCGGCGCTGGCCGGCACGGGTGTCCCGCTGGTCGCCGACGTGGGCAGCGGGCTGCTGCGCCCGCACCCGCTGCTGCCCGACGAGCCCGACCTGCAGACGACGCTGGCCGCCGGCGCGGACCTGGTGATGTGCAGCGGGGACAAGCTGCTCGGCGGGCCACAGGCCGGCATCGTGCTCGGCCGCGCCGACCTGGTGCAGCGGCTGCGCTGGCACCCGCTCTACCGGGCACTGCGGGTGGACAAGACGACGCTCGCCGCCCTCGAGGCCACGCTGCGCGGCCCGGTCCCGCCGGTGCGCCAGATGCTGGACGCCGACCCGGCGCAGCTGCACGCCCGGGCCACCGCGGTCGCCGAGGCGCTGCGGGCCGGCGGGGTGGAGGCGGTCGCGGTCGAGGCCACGGCCCGGGTCGGCGGAGGAGGGGCGCCGGAGTTCGAGCTGCCCAGCGCCGCCGTCGCCCTCGACGTCCGGTTCGCCGAGCCGCTGCGGGCGGCCACCCCGCCGGTGGTCGGCTACCTGGAGAGCGGCCGCACCCTGCTCGACGTGCGCAGCCTGCAGCCCGCCCAGGACGCCGAGCTCACCCGCGTCGTGCTGGAGGTGGCGGCCGCGTGGACGTGATCGCCACCGCCGGGCACGTCGACCACGGCAAGTCGACGCTGGTCCGCGCGCTCACCGGCATGGAGCCCGACCGGTGGGAGGAGGAGCGCCGTCGCGGCCTCACCATCGACCTCGGTTTCGCCTGGACGACGCTTGCCTCCGGCCGCCGCCTGGCCGTGGTCGACGTCCCCGGGCACGAGCGCTTCGTGGGCAACATGCTCGCCGGCGTCGGTTCGGTGCCGGCCGCCCTCGTCGTGGTCGCCGCCGACGACGGCTGGTCGGCGCAGACCGCCGAGCACGTCGCGGTGCTGGACGCCCTCGGGGTGCGGCACGGGCTGCTCGCGGTCACCAAGTCCGACCTCGCCGACCCCGCGCCCGTGCTCGCCGACGCCGGCGAGCGGCTGGCCGGGACGTCGCTGGGCCGGCTGTCCGCGGTCGCGGTCAGCGCCCGCACCGGTGCCGGACTGCCGGAGCTGTCGGCGCTGCTGGAGCAGGTGCTCGCCGACCTGCCCGCCCCGGACCGGGCCGCGCCGGTGCGGCTGTGGGTCGACCGCGCGTTCACCATCCGGGGCGCCGGCACCGTCGTCACCGGCACGCTGGCCGCCGGGACCGTGGCCGCCGGTGACCGGCTGGACCTCGGCGGGGAGCTCGTGACCGTCCGCGGCCTGCAGTCCCTCGGCGAGCCGGTCGAGTCGGCGGCCGCGACCGCCCGGGTGGCGCTCAACCTGCGCGGCATCGCCGTCGAGCAGCTGTCCCGGGGCGACGCGCTGCTGACCCCGGACGCCTTCCGCCGCACCACCGACCTCGACGTCTCCCTGGTCACGCCGGTGGAGGACAGGCTGCCGGCCGAGCTGGTCGTGCACATCGGCTCGGCGACGGTGGCCGCCCGCGTCCGCCCGCTGGACGGCAGCGCCCTGCGGCTGCGGCTGACCGAGCCCCTGCCGCTGCGGGTCGGCGACCGGCTGCTGCTGCGCGACCCCGGCGCCCGCCGCGCGTTCGGTGCCGACGTGCGGGACGTCGACCCGCCCGAGCTGCGCCGCCGTGGTGCCGCCGCCAGCCGTGCGGCCGAGCTGGCCGAGCAGCCGACCGGTGAGGCCGGGGCGCTGGCGGACCTGGCGCGGCGGCGGTTCGTGCGCCGCGCGGACTTCGTCGCGATGGGCTGGCCGGTGCCTGCCGGGGTGCCCGCGGTCGGGCCGTGGCTGGTCGCGCCCGCGCTGGCGGACGAGCTGGCCGCGCGGGTGCCGCAGGTGGTCGCCCGCTACCGGCAGCTGCGCCCGCTGGAGCCCGGCCCGCCGGTGGCCGTGCTGCGCTCGGCGCTGGAGCTTCCCGACGTCGAGCTGGTGCCGGCGTTCGTGCGCCCGCCGTTGTCGCTGCGTGACGGCCGGGTGGTCGCCGAGTCAGCCGCCCTGCCGCCGGAGGTGCAGCGCGCGGTCGACGGCATCCGCGCCCGGCTGGCCGAGTCGCCGTTCGCCGCACCCGAGGCCGGTGACCTGGTGGCCGCCGGGCTCGGCGCGCGCGAGCTCGCCGCAGCCGTGCGGGACGAACAGCTGGTGCGGATCAGCGACGGCATCTACCTGGCGCCGGGTGTCGCCGAGGTGGCCCGGGTCCGGCTGGCCGCGCTGCCGCAGCCGTTCACGCTGAGCCAGGCCAGGCAGGCCTGGGGCACCAGCCGCCGCGTTGCCGTCCCGCTGGCCGAGTGGCTCGACGCCCGCGGCGTCACCGTGCGCCAGCCGGACAACACCCGCCGCCTGCGCTGACCGGCGTGGGAGCGCCGTTCCGGACGATGCCGTCCCTACGGTGACGCGGTGATCGACTTCGCGAACGGCTCCGTGTTCAAGCTCAGCCCCTGCAAGCCCGACGAGATCGCGCCGGCCGTCGCACCGCTGCTCGTGCACGGCGAGCAGTTCGTCGCGACCTTCAAGGCGGTGCGCGACTTCGTCGTCTTCACCGACAAGCGGCTCATCGCGGTCAACGTGCAGGGCATCACCGGCAAGAAGCGGGACTTCACCTCCCTGCCCTACAGCAAGGTCCAGGCGTTCTCGATCGAGACCGCGGGCACCTTCGACCTCGACGCCGAGCTGGACCTGTGGTTCAGCGGGCTGGGCAAGGTCCGGCTGGAGTTCAAGGGCAGTGCCGACATCCGCCAGCTCGGCCAGATGATCGCCACCTACGTGCTCTGAGCCCCGGTCAGCCGCCGAGGTAGGGCGGCTGCCAGGCGGGCGCCGGCTCCTGCTCGGGCTCGACCGGGCGGACGTCCGCGGTCTCCACGACGTCCTCGGGCTGCACCCGCTCGGGGAGCTGCCGGTACTGCGCCCGCGGGTCCTCCGGTTCGGTCATGCGGTCAGCGTGGAGCGCCGGCCGGCGGGCGGCAAGGGGTTCGCCGACGCTCGTGCTCTGCTCACCAGGGGGGAGCAGAGCACGAGCGTCTGGAGATCACCGTTGCCGAGGTCACCCGCCCACGACGTCGTGAGGTTGCCGGGGGCGGTCACACTGGGAGCAGCGATGACCACCACCCTGCCGCTCCTCGGCGCGACCCCCGCCCTGCCGGCCGACCCCTCGATGCTCCCGGCATCGGCGCGCGCGGGCCTGCAGACGACGCCCTTCGGCCTCTACGTGCACGTGCCGTTCTGCGCGACCCGCTGCGGCTACTGCGACTTCAACACCTACACCTCCGACGAGCTGGGCCCCGGCGCCAACCGCAGCGAGTACGCCGGGACGGCGATCGCCGAGCTGCGGCTGGCCGCGCAGGTGCTGGGCCCGGACCTCCCCGCCGTGCAGACGGTGTTCGTCGGCGGCGGCACGCCCACGCTGCTGCCGGCGCACGACCTGGTCGCGGTGATGGACGCCGTCCGCGAGCTGTTCCCGGTCGCCCCCGACGTCGAGATGACCACCGAGGCCAACCCCGAGTCGGTGACGCCGGAGTCGCTGGCCACCCTGCGCGCCGGTGGCTTCACCCGGATCAGCCTGGGCATGCAGTCCGCCGCCGAGCACGTGCTCGCCGTGCTGGACCGCCGGCACACCCCCGGCCGCGCCGTGCAGGCTGCGCACGAGGCGCGGGCGGCCGGGTTCGAGCACGTCAACCTCGACCTGATCTACGGGGCACCGGGGGAGTCCGACGCCGACTGGCAGGCCTCGATCGACGCCGTGCTGGCCGCACCCGTCGACCACGTCAGCGCCTACGCCCTCATCGTCGAGCACGGCACCCGGCTGG belongs to Modestobacter sp. L9-4 and includes:
- a CDS encoding phosphotransferase is translated as MVLPGSPRLPYDRLPAGLRTAVDAALGSPVVAVSPRTGGFSPGPATVVTCADGSRAFVKAVGTPLNPDTPDLLRSEAQISAALPAGLPVPRLRAHLEVRDGDDEWVALLFDVIEGANPELPWTAGTATRVLAGVAAFGVAATPCPAPGLPSLIDRMTRELTAWPLLHAAPPADLDPWETERLAELATLPDRLASRGALTGDSLVHLDLRADNLLLTPAGEVVLLDWAWAARGPAWVDPVLLALDMAVHGGLDPAALLAGVPAVTAADPADVTDLLLVLVGMWAVTMRRPAPPGLPTLRAFQRRFHDVALAWVVQRTAAGLA
- the lepA gene encoding translation elongation factor 4, which encodes MTTPASTDPARIRNFCIIAHIDHGKSTLADRMLEVTGIVEGRQMRAQYLDRMDIERERGITIKSQNVRLPWSVGGEEFVLDMIDTPGHVDFTYEVSRSLAACEGAVLLVDAAQGIEAQTLANLYLALENNLTIIPVLNKIDLPAAQPEKFAAEIANIIGCEPGDVLRVSGKTGVGVPELLDQIVAKIPAPVGDADGPARAMIFDSVYDIYRGVITYVRVMDGRISGRDRIKMMSTGANHELLEIGVISPEPKPVEGLGVGEVGYFITGVKDVRQSRVGDTVTLQHKPATEPIGGYSDPKPMVYSGLYPIDGSEYQLLREALDKLLLNDAALVYEPETSAALGFGFRVGFLGLLHLEIVRERLEREAGLSLISTAPNVVYRVVMEDKSEVVVTNPSDWPHGKMEAVYEPVVNATIIAPSDYTGAIMELCQGRRGALTGMDYLSETRVELRYTLPLGEIIFDFFDALKSRTRGYASLDYQEAGEQVSDLVKVDILLQGEAVDAFSAIVHKDKAYSYGVLMAGKLRELIPRQQFEVPIQAAVGARVIARETVRAIRKDVLAKCYGGDITRKRKLLEKQKEGKKRMKMVGRVEVPQEAFVAALSTNESTASKK
- a CDS encoding MOSC domain-containing protein, which produces MTGRLEAVCVSGSDLLPLPDKRPNRSGIDKHPVTGRVAVHPLGLDGDVQVNKKHHGGEGQAVYAYAQADADFWAGELGRELPPGRFGENLRTSGIDLNAAVFGERWQVGTALLEVTAWRTPCANFARFWDVPDLVKRFAAHGATGVYLRVLETGELGAGDAVEVVSRPDHGITVATGFRIVMTQRARLPELEPALPFMPLKDQPVLAAKIERQRARA
- a CDS encoding zinc-binding dehydrogenase; the protein is MLAAFVSTPSPDDPLSVLEVGERPEPEAPEGWTTVTVRAAALNHHDLFSLRGVGLPAERMPMTLGCDAAGTDADGNEVVVHAVISSPGWTGDETLDPKRSLLSERYQGTLAEQVVVPARNVVPKPAALSFAEAACLPTAWLTAYRMLFVRSGLRPGQTVLVQGASGGVATALVQLGTAAGYRMWVTGRTEEKRAAALALGAEQAFEPGARLPERVDGVMESVGKATWAHSIRSLKPGGVVVTCGATTGFDPSAELNRVFFTQLSVVGSTMGTREELAQLMRMLEVTGVRPEIGVELALTEAREGFAHMLEGRTAGKIVFSV
- the selD gene encoding selenide, water dikinase SelD, yielding MTATAVRLTQFAHGGGCACKIPPGELEAVVAGLTHTGPRDPSAELVVGLDDGDDAAVVRIAGGQGLVLTTDFFTPVVDDAYAFGRIAAANALSDVYAMGGTPVVAVNLLGWPRDVLPVELIAEVLRGGLEVAHEAGCHVGGGHSIDSPEPTYGMAVTGLVDIEKLIRNDAAVAGTPLSLTKPLGVGVLNNRMKNTGEPSAEAIASMGALNAEASVAAVAAGIRAGTDVTGFGLLGHLYKMARASGVTAVVDAAAVPYLAGARQAVADGWVSGGTRRNLDWVRPHTDLSHVSDDEALLLADAQTSGGLLLGGEVPGAPVIGEFVAQQEFAVVVR
- a CDS encoding carboxymuconolactone decarboxylase family protein, with translation MARVPLINATDPGVDPTAAAILTAAAEQPSGVLNVHRALANHPQIMERFFGLAEVAYFDNSIGPARSELAYLTAAMQNDCHY
- the selA gene encoding L-seryl-tRNA(Sec) selenium transferase — its product is MTGDPRRAVPRTDAVLAEPPVAAAVERLGRELVKALVQTAQQQVRAGELTPDGVVPAVLAALPGTAGSLSPVLNATGVLVHTNLGRAPWSAAAVEAVVAASGTTDVELDLGTGRRGPRGEGALGALLEAVPAAEAALVVNNCAAALALVATALGGELVIARGELVEIGDGFRIPDLLVSTGARLHEVGTTNRASVADYTAALGPDTGAVLKVHPSNFVVRGFTRSVEVAELAPALAGTGVPLVADVGSGLLRPHPLLPDEPDLQTTLAAGADLVMCSGDKLLGGPQAGIVLGRADLVQRLRWHPLYRALRVDKTTLAALEATLRGPVPPVRQMLDADPAQLHARATAVAEALRAGGVEAVAVEATARVGGGGAPEFELPSAAVALDVRFAEPLRAATPPVVGYLESGRTLLDVRSLQPAQDAELTRVVLEVAAAWT
- the selB gene encoding selenocysteine-specific translation elongation factor is translated as MDVIATAGHVDHGKSTLVRALTGMEPDRWEEERRRGLTIDLGFAWTTLASGRRLAVVDVPGHERFVGNMLAGVGSVPAALVVVAADDGWSAQTAEHVAVLDALGVRHGLLAVTKSDLADPAPVLADAGERLAGTSLGRLSAVAVSARTGAGLPELSALLEQVLADLPAPDRAAPVRLWVDRAFTIRGAGTVVTGTLAAGTVAAGDRLDLGGELVTVRGLQSLGEPVESAAATARVALNLRGIAVEQLSRGDALLTPDAFRRTTDLDVSLVTPVEDRLPAELVVHIGSATVAARVRPLDGSALRLRLTEPLPLRVGDRLLLRDPGARRAFGADVRDVDPPELRRRGAAASRAAELAEQPTGEAGALADLARRRFVRRADFVAMGWPVPAGVPAVGPWLVAPALADELAARVPQVVARYRQLRPLEPGPPVAVLRSALELPDVELVPAFVRPPLSLRDGRVVAESAALPPEVQRAVDGIRARLAESPFAAPEAGDLVAAGLGARELAAAVRDEQLVRISDGIYLAPGVAEVARVRLAALPQPFTLSQARQAWGTSRRVAVPLAEWLDARGVTVRQPDNTRRLR
- a CDS encoding PH domain-containing protein, whose protein sequence is MIDFANGSVFKLSPCKPDEIAPAVAPLLVHGEQFVATFKAVRDFVVFTDKRLIAVNVQGITGKKRDFTSLPYSKVQAFSIETAGTFDLDAELDLWFSGLGKVRLEFKGSADIRQLGQMIATYVL